One genomic segment of Rhizobium gallicum bv. gallicum R602sp includes these proteins:
- a CDS encoding acyl CoA:acetate/3-ketoacid CoA transferase has translation MDKHVTPADAAALIPDGAIVSVSSSSGLGCPDLMLKAIGERFEATGHPRDLTTLHPIAAGDMSGIKGVDYIARKGLLKKIIGGSYPSGPSGAEPPLIWQMIGNDEIAAYNVPSGILFDMHREAAAKRPGVMTKVGLETFVDPAREGCAMNAKAAAEPVVKKISFEGEDWLFFKAIAPQVAIIRATTADERGNLTYEHEGAYLGGLDQALAASNNGGIVIAQVKRITKEGSLKPHDVRVPGVLVDYVVVDPDQKQTTQTLYDPAISGEIFRPLDTFRLSEFNIQKAIARRVAQELQGGSAVNLGFGISANVPRILLEEGLHGAVTWVIEQGAVGGVPLLDFAFGCAANADAFMPSPYQFTYFQGGGFDASLLSFLEIGRDGSVNVSKLSIRPHVTAGAGGFVDITARAKKIVFSGMFNAGAKLSVEHGRLVIEKEGKLKKLVNAVEHVTFSGPRGVAQGQDVTYVTERCVMKLTPDGIVLTEIAPGADLRVHILDQSEFPLIVSDNLKVMDNALFGEAPIGLQLPEKPKRVLEGASHG, from the coding sequence ATGGACAAGCACGTCACACCCGCCGATGCTGCAGCCCTGATCCCCGACGGTGCGATCGTCTCGGTCTCGTCGTCCAGCGGCCTCGGCTGCCCCGATTTGATGCTGAAGGCGATCGGCGAGCGTTTCGAAGCGACCGGCCATCCACGCGACCTGACGACGCTGCACCCGATTGCGGCGGGCGACATGAGCGGTATCAAAGGCGTGGACTACATCGCGAGGAAAGGCCTGCTGAAGAAGATCATCGGCGGCTCCTATCCCTCAGGCCCGTCGGGCGCCGAGCCGCCATTGATCTGGCAGATGATCGGCAACGACGAGATCGCCGCCTATAACGTACCGTCGGGCATCCTCTTCGACATGCACCGTGAGGCGGCCGCCAAGCGGCCGGGGGTGATGACCAAGGTGGGGCTCGAAACCTTCGTCGATCCGGCGCGCGAAGGCTGCGCCATGAATGCCAAGGCGGCTGCCGAACCGGTCGTCAAGAAAATCAGCTTCGAAGGCGAGGACTGGCTGTTCTTCAAGGCAATCGCACCGCAGGTGGCGATCATCCGGGCGACGACGGCGGACGAGCGCGGCAACCTGACATATGAACATGAAGGCGCCTATCTCGGCGGCCTCGACCAGGCGCTCGCCGCCAGCAACAATGGCGGCATCGTCATTGCGCAGGTGAAGCGCATCACCAAGGAAGGCTCATTGAAGCCCCACGACGTCCGCGTTCCGGGCGTGCTCGTCGACTATGTCGTGGTCGATCCCGACCAGAAGCAGACGACGCAAACGCTCTACGATCCGGCAATCTCCGGCGAAATCTTCCGGCCGCTCGACACATTCCGCCTATCGGAATTCAATATCCAGAAGGCGATTGCGCGCCGGGTGGCGCAGGAACTGCAGGGTGGGAGCGCCGTCAATCTCGGTTTCGGGATTTCGGCCAATGTGCCGCGCATCCTGCTGGAAGAGGGACTTCACGGGGCGGTGACATGGGTGATCGAGCAGGGTGCCGTCGGCGGCGTTCCGCTTCTCGACTTCGCGTTCGGCTGTGCCGCGAATGCCGATGCCTTCATGCCGTCGCCCTATCAATTCACCTATTTCCAGGGTGGGGGCTTCGATGCCTCGCTGCTCTCGTTCCTGGAGATCGGCCGCGACGGCTCGGTCAACGTCTCGAAGCTCTCCATCCGGCCACACGTAACGGCAGGCGCCGGCGGCTTCGTCGATATCACGGCGCGGGCGAAGAAAATCGTCTTCTCCGGCATGTTCAATGCCGGCGCAAAGCTCAGCGTCGAGCACGGCAGGCTGGTGATCGAGAAGGAAGGCAAACTCAAGAAACTGGTCAACGCCGTCGAGCATGTGACCTTCTCGGGTCCGCGCGGCGTGGCCCAGGGGCAGGATGTCACCTATGTCACCGAGCGGTGCGTGATGAAACTGACCCCGGACGGCATCGTACTGACCGAGATCGCACCGGGCGCCGATCTGCGGGTCCATATTCTCGACCAATCGGAATTTCCATTGATCGTTTCGGACAATTTGAAGGTCATGGACAACGCTCTCTTCGGCGAAGCGCCGATCGGCCTCCAGCTGCCAGAAAAGCCAAAGCGGGTTCTGGAAGGAGCATCCCATGGGTGA
- a CDS encoding ABC transporter substrate-binding protein — MKALLASTVLAAGLIGLSSAASAAECGNVTIASMNWQSAEVAANLDKIILEEGYGCTAEIVSGDTVPTLTSMAEKGEPDVAPEAWVSLQPEIVKRGLEGGKVVAASKILSDGAIQGWWIPKYIAEAHPDIKTIPDLFKHPELFPAPEDKSKGAVFNGPQGWGGTVVTSQLFKAYGGDKAGFTLVDTGSAAGLDGSIAKAYEGKQPWVGYYWAPTSLLGKYEMVKLGYGSEYDAAEWKRCTSVADCPDPKPNAWPADDVQTLVSKTFADRAGPAMDYLNKRAWTNDTVNKLIAWMTDNQATGEDGAKHFLKENEALWKEWVSPEVAEKIKASL, encoded by the coding sequence ATGAAAGCACTTTTGGCTTCAACCGTCCTTGCAGCCGGCCTGATCGGCCTTTCGAGCGCGGCATCGGCTGCGGAGTGTGGCAACGTCACCATCGCCAGCATGAACTGGCAATCGGCCGAAGTTGCCGCAAACCTCGACAAGATCATCCTCGAGGAAGGCTATGGATGCACCGCCGAGATCGTCAGCGGCGACACGGTTCCGACGCTCACATCAATGGCTGAAAAGGGTGAGCCGGATGTCGCGCCGGAAGCCTGGGTCAGCCTCCAGCCGGAAATCGTGAAGCGCGGCCTGGAAGGCGGCAAGGTGGTCGCTGCCTCGAAAATCCTTTCAGACGGCGCGATCCAGGGCTGGTGGATCCCCAAATACATCGCCGAAGCCCATCCAGACATCAAGACGATCCCCGATCTCTTCAAGCATCCCGAACTCTTCCCTGCTCCCGAAGACAAGAGCAAGGGCGCCGTCTTCAATGGCCCTCAGGGCTGGGGCGGAACGGTCGTGACCTCGCAGCTCTTCAAGGCCTATGGCGGCGACAAGGCCGGCTTCACGCTGGTTGATACCGGCTCGGCAGCCGGCCTCGACGGTTCCATCGCCAAGGCCTACGAAGGCAAACAGCCCTGGGTCGGCTACTACTGGGCCCCGACCTCGCTCCTCGGCAAATATGAGATGGTGAAACTCGGCTACGGCTCCGAATACGATGCGGCGGAATGGAAGCGCTGTACCTCGGTTGCCGATTGCCCCGATCCCAAGCCGAACGCCTGGCCGGCCGACGACGTTCAGACGCTCGTGAGCAAAACCTTTGCCGATCGCGCCGGCCCGGCCATGGATTATCTCAACAAGCGCGCCTGGACGAACGACACCGTTAACAAGCTGATCGCCTGGATGACCGACAACCAGGCTACCGGCGAAGACGGCGCCAAGCACTTCCTCAAGGAAAACGAAGCCCTGTGGAAGGAATGGGTCTCTCCGGAAGTCGCCGAGAAGATCAAGGCTTCCCTCTGA
- a CDS encoding LacI family DNA-binding transcriptional regulator — translation MSRERVTVIDIANAAGVSKSTVSLVLQGSSLVNKTTRAKVNAAMRELGYVYNRGAANLRQANAKSKIVGMVVNDLTNSFFAELAVGIDSVMQSAGYVQFLANTGENIDRQREVIASMREHGISGLIISPARGTEAADFAALANAGIPVVMAVRNVPGARVSSLTSDNHAGAAASVAHLAKLGHRRIAFLGGFPDTAVFTERFMGYRDALIDAGLDFDADLAIGAAPSRAGGVEAIERAMRLAVPPTAAVCFNDAVAFGVCDGLRSRKIEPGAEFAVVGFDDVIEAKTAVPALTTVSVDPQGMGRRTAQLLLKQINSGAAEPEALVKSVRLVVRQSCGTGIQGGVR, via the coding sequence ATGAGCAGGGAGCGCGTGACCGTTATCGACATTGCGAACGCCGCCGGCGTTTCAAAGTCGACCGTGTCGCTCGTGCTGCAGGGAAGCTCGCTCGTTAACAAAACGACGCGCGCCAAGGTGAATGCCGCAATGCGCGAGCTTGGTTATGTCTATAATCGGGGCGCTGCTAATCTGAGGCAGGCGAACGCCAAGTCAAAAATCGTCGGCATGGTCGTCAACGATCTGACGAACAGCTTCTTCGCCGAGCTCGCCGTCGGCATCGACAGCGTCATGCAGTCGGCGGGTTACGTGCAGTTTCTAGCCAACACCGGCGAGAATATCGACCGGCAGCGCGAAGTCATTGCATCGATGCGCGAACACGGGATTTCCGGGCTCATCATCTCGCCGGCCCGCGGCACGGAGGCTGCAGATTTCGCGGCGCTCGCCAATGCCGGAATCCCTGTCGTGATGGCCGTCCGCAATGTGCCAGGTGCGCGGGTGTCATCGCTGACGTCGGATAATCACGCGGGAGCGGCCGCCTCCGTCGCGCATCTTGCCAAGCTCGGCCATCGCCGCATCGCCTTTCTCGGCGGCTTTCCGGATACCGCCGTCTTTACCGAGCGCTTTATGGGATATCGAGACGCGCTGATCGACGCGGGGCTGGATTTCGACGCGGATCTGGCCATCGGAGCGGCACCCTCGCGAGCGGGCGGCGTCGAGGCGATCGAGCGGGCGATGCGGCTTGCTGTCCCTCCGACGGCTGCGGTCTGCTTCAACGACGCGGTTGCCTTCGGCGTCTGTGACGGGCTTCGAAGCCGCAAAATAGAGCCTGGCGCCGAGTTCGCGGTGGTCGGTTTCGACGATGTGATCGAGGCAAAGACGGCGGTGCCGGCGCTGACGACCGTTTCCGTCGATCCGCAAGGCATGGGGCGCCGGACAGCGCAGCTGCTTCTAAAGCAGATCAATTCGGGGGCGGCTGAGCCCGAAGCGCTCGTCAAAAGCGTGCGCCTCGTCGTGCGTCAAAGCTGCGGCACAGGCATTCAAGGAGGAGTGCGATGA
- a CDS encoding secondary thiamine-phosphate synthase enzyme YjbQ, translating into MPQTIISVSTRGQGLYEFTDQTTAFVRASGVDEGLLTVFVRHTSCSLLIQENADPDVQTDLNAFFRRLVPPSSDPSMRWIVHTTEGPDDMPAHIKSALTQVSIGIPVTSGRLGLGTWQGLYLFEHRDRPHRREIVLHLSA; encoded by the coding sequence ATGCCCCAAACGATCATCTCCGTTTCAACCCGGGGGCAGGGCCTCTACGAATTTACGGACCAGACGACTGCCTTCGTCCGCGCAAGCGGCGTGGACGAAGGTTTGCTCACCGTCTTCGTGCGCCACACTTCCTGTTCGCTCTTGATTCAGGAAAACGCCGACCCGGATGTGCAGACGGACCTTAATGCCTTCTTCCGCCGGCTCGTGCCGCCGTCATCGGACCCATCGATGCGCTGGATCGTCCATACGACCGAAGGCCCGGACGACATGCCCGCTCATATAAAATCGGCGTTGACGCAGGTTTCGATCGGCATTCCCGTTACCAGCGGCAGACTGGGGCTCGGCACCTGGCAGGGGCTCTATCTCTTCGAGCATCGCGACCGTCCTCATCGTCGCGAAATCGTGCTGCATCTCAGCGCCTGA
- a CDS encoding enoyl-CoA hydratase/isomerase family protein, which translates to MGEVKVSIEGHIAVMTVSRPEKLNAFDIDMLKALAAACDEVEANASVRVAILTGEGKAFSAGGDIKAWGDMQANEFGHAWVRFGHRIFERLATLRMPLIAALNGHALGGGLELAGAADIRIAERQIKIGLPETGLGMIPGWSGTQRLVKRFGAQIVRRMVLGGEMFSADEAKANGIVDAVVGTGTSLAAARDYASRIALRGPAALEISKLLIASANGEDNGAAVEALGSILAAKTGDLKEGVSAFAEKRPAQFKGEW; encoded by the coding sequence ATGGGTGAGGTGAAAGTCTCAATTGAAGGTCACATCGCGGTCATGACCGTCTCGCGCCCGGAAAAGCTCAATGCCTTCGATATCGACATGCTGAAGGCGCTGGCCGCGGCCTGCGACGAGGTGGAGGCGAATGCCTCTGTCCGCGTCGCCATTCTGACAGGCGAGGGCAAGGCCTTTTCTGCGGGCGGTGACATCAAGGCCTGGGGCGACATGCAGGCTAATGAGTTCGGCCATGCCTGGGTGCGCTTCGGCCACCGCATTTTCGAGCGACTTGCGACGCTGCGCATGCCGCTGATCGCAGCGCTGAACGGCCATGCGCTCGGCGGCGGTCTGGAGCTGGCGGGCGCTGCCGATATCCGCATTGCCGAGCGCCAGATCAAGATTGGCCTACCTGAGACAGGCCTCGGTATGATCCCGGGGTGGTCGGGCACGCAGCGGCTGGTCAAGCGCTTCGGCGCGCAGATCGTCCGGCGGATGGTGCTCGGCGGCGAGATGTTTTCGGCCGACGAGGCAAAGGCGAACGGTATCGTCGACGCCGTCGTCGGTACCGGCACATCGCTTGCCGCGGCCAGGGACTATGCCTCGCGCATTGCACTTCGCGGCCCGGCGGCGCTGGAGATTTCGAAGCTTCTGATCGCATCGGCCAATGGCGAGGACAATGGCGCGGCGGTCGAGGCGCTGGGATCCATCCTGGCCGCCAAGACCGGCGACCTCAAAGAGGGCGTTTCGGCATTTGCCGAAAAGCGTCCGGCTCAATTCAAGGGAGAATGGTGA
- a CDS encoding Gfo/Idh/MocA family protein, with amino-acid sequence MTNWGLIGASTIAREWVIGAIRAAGGEAASVMSTDAARGKTYAAENGIAKSVTSVADLVNDPDVEAVYISTTNELHRDQALAAIQAGKHVLCEKPLAMSQADANAMVKAARQAGVVMATNHHLRNAATHRAMRDAIAAGKIGKPLAARVFHAVYLPPHLQGWRLDRPEAGGGVILDITVHDADTLRFVLGDDPVEAIAFGQSGGMGKSGLEDAVMGVLRFKSGVIAQFHDGFTTKYAKTGFEVHGSDGSLVASNVMTQRPVGRVTLRNAEGETELECKNTNLYEVTLRAFHDAVAGKGRPSATGEDGVWSLATGLAVVESARTGKVVKIEPGL; translated from the coding sequence ATGACGAATTGGGGTTTGATCGGTGCCAGCACGATCGCCAGGGAATGGGTGATCGGTGCGATCCGCGCAGCGGGCGGCGAGGCCGCCTCGGTGATGAGCACGGACGCGGCGCGCGGCAAGACTTACGCGGCCGAGAACGGCATTGCGAAGTCGGTGACCAGCGTTGCCGACCTCGTCAATGATCCGGATGTCGAGGCTGTCTACATCTCGACCACCAACGAACTTCACCGCGACCAGGCGCTGGCGGCGATCCAGGCGGGCAAGCATGTGCTGTGCGAGAAGCCGCTGGCAATGAGCCAGGCCGATGCGAATGCGATGGTAAAGGCTGCCAGGCAGGCGGGTGTGGTGATGGCGACGAACCACCACCTGCGCAATGCCGCCACCCACCGCGCCATGCGCGATGCAATTGCAGCGGGCAAGATCGGCAAGCCGCTCGCTGCCCGTGTCTTTCACGCCGTCTATCTGCCGCCGCATCTGCAGGGCTGGCGGCTCGACCGGCCAGAGGCGGGCGGCGGCGTCATCCTTGATATCACCGTGCACGATGCCGATACACTGCGCTTCGTGCTCGGCGACGATCCGGTCGAGGCGATCGCCTTCGGCCAGAGCGGCGGCATGGGCAAGTCGGGGCTGGAGGATGCCGTGATGGGCGTACTGCGCTTCAAGTCCGGCGTCATCGCGCAGTTCCATGACGGTTTTACCACGAAATATGCAAAGACCGGCTTCGAGGTGCATGGCAGCGATGGATCGCTCGTTGCCAGTAACGTCATGACTCAGCGTCCAGTCGGCCGCGTAACCCTACGGAATGCAGAGGGCGAGACAGAACTCGAATGCAAAAACACCAATCTCTACGAGGTTACGCTCAGGGCCTTCCACGACGCTGTTGCTGGGAAGGGCAGGCCGTCGGCAACGGGCGAAGACGGCGTCTGGTCACTTGCGACCGGCCTTGCCGTCGTCGAATCCGCAAGGACCGGCAAGGTGGTCAAGATCGAGCCGGGGCTCTGA
- a CDS encoding DUF1428 domain-containing protein produces MPYIDGFVVAVPKANIEAYKKLANLAGSIWKEHGALQYVECLADDVPYGELTSFPRAVMAKEDEVVGFSWIVYGSRKERDDIVAKVMSDPRLQGDEWKTVFDGKRMIYGGFETVIEL; encoded by the coding sequence ATGCCTTACATCGACGGATTCGTCGTGGCTGTTCCGAAAGCCAATATCGAGGCTTACAAGAAGTTGGCGAATCTCGCCGGCTCGATCTGGAAGGAGCACGGTGCGCTCCAATATGTCGAGTGCCTTGCCGACGACGTGCCCTATGGCGAACTCACCTCGTTTCCGCGTGCGGTGATGGCGAAGGAGGACGAAGTGGTAGGGTTTTCCTGGATCGTCTATGGATCGAGGAAGGAGCGCGACGATATTGTGGCCAAGGTCATGTCCGATCCACGCCTGCAGGGCGATGAATGGAAAACGGTCTTTGATGGCAAGCGAATGATCTATGGCGGCTTCGAAACCGTCATCGAGCTGTGA
- a CDS encoding quaternary amine ABC transporter ATP-binding protein, with amino-acid sequence MASQSIEIRNLYKIFGPRGGDFIEAVTKGISKTELNKEHGHVLGLKDINISIPGGSITVIMGLSGSGKSTLIRHINRLIDPTAGEVLYGDIDICKMSEEELREFRRRRTAMVFQKFGLLPHRNVLQNTVYGLEIQGVPKGEREERANIWIKRVGLDGFAGHYPNQLSGGMQQRVGLARALTNDAEILLMDEAFSALDPLIRVDMQSVLLDLQKELKKTVVFITHDLDEALRLGDKVAILRDGEVIQQGSAADIVLNPATDYIEAFVKEVNRSRVIPIEALMEPLSNPASDTVIRIPGKSTVEEGMRMMTESNVTHATVTGADGLPAGRVSLEGLVRCLVGTGH; translated from the coding sequence ATGGCTAGTCAGTCGATTGAAATACGCAATCTCTACAAGATTTTCGGTCCGCGTGGCGGCGATTTCATCGAAGCCGTCACCAAGGGCATATCGAAAACCGAGCTCAACAAGGAGCACGGCCATGTCCTCGGACTGAAAGATATCAACATCTCGATTCCAGGCGGCAGCATCACCGTTATTATGGGGCTTTCCGGTTCCGGCAAGTCGACGCTGATCCGCCACATCAACCGTCTGATCGACCCGACAGCGGGCGAAGTGCTCTATGGCGATATCGACATCTGCAAGATGAGCGAAGAGGAACTCCGCGAGTTCCGCCGCCGCAGGACGGCGATGGTGTTCCAGAAGTTCGGCCTGCTGCCGCATCGCAACGTGCTGCAGAACACCGTCTACGGACTGGAAATACAAGGCGTGCCGAAGGGCGAGCGCGAAGAGCGTGCGAATATCTGGATCAAGCGCGTCGGCCTCGACGGCTTTGCCGGACATTATCCGAACCAGCTTTCGGGCGGCATGCAGCAGCGTGTCGGTCTTGCCCGTGCACTCACCAACGATGCCGAGATACTCCTGATGGACGAGGCCTTTTCCGCCCTCGACCCGCTGATACGCGTCGACATGCAGAGCGTGCTGCTCGACCTGCAGAAAGAACTGAAGAAGACCGTCGTCTTCATCACCCACGATCTCGACGAGGCATTGCGGCTTGGCGACAAGGTCGCCATTCTGCGCGATGGCGAGGTCATCCAGCAGGGCTCGGCCGCCGATATCGTGCTCAATCCCGCAACCGACTACATCGAGGCCTTCGTCAAGGAAGTAAACCGCAGCCGCGTCATCCCGATCGAAGCGCTGATGGAGCCGCTCAGCAATCCCGCAAGCGACACCGTGATCCGCATCCCCGGCAAATCGACCGTGGAGGAAGGTATGCGGATGATGACCGAAAGCAACGTCACGCACGCGACCGTCACCGGCGCCGATGGCCTGCCCGCAGGCCGCGTGTCGCTGGAAGGTCTCGTGCGCTGTCTTGTCGGGACGGGACACTAA
- a CDS encoding DUF427 domain-containing protein codes for MSDKPIKIPGPDHPITVDHNPARVVVKLDGKVVADTRDALTLREASYPPVQYIPRKDVDMSVLQRTDHSTYCPYKGEASYYSITPGGERAKNAIWTYENPHAAMREIKDRMAFYPDRVDSIEELQAPEAGEF; via the coding sequence ATGTCAGACAAGCCGATCAAGATTCCCGGGCCTGATCATCCGATCACCGTAGACCACAATCCAGCGCGCGTCGTCGTCAAGCTCGACGGCAAGGTCGTCGCTGACACGCGCGATGCGTTGACATTGCGCGAGGCTTCCTATCCGCCAGTGCAGTATATTCCGCGCAAGGATGTCGACATGTCGGTGCTTCAACGCACCGACCACTCTACTTATTGCCCCTACAAGGGCGAGGCTTCCTATTACAGCATCACGCCTGGCGGCGAGCGCGCGAAGAACGCCATCTGGACGTATGAAAACCCGCATGCCGCGATGCGCGAAATCAAGGACCGTATGGCGTTCTATCCGGATCGTGTGGATTCGATCGAAGAACTGCAGGCACCTGAGGCCGGCGAGTTTTAG
- a CDS encoding aldehyde dehydrogenase family protein yields the protein MTVLLKPQKLVDAKVREFSMLIDGKWVEGIEAGTIERVAPGHGVTVSRYKAATKDDAVKAIAAARKAFDHGLWPRMTASERSNILLKAADMIAARADELAYLDAIEAGKPITQVQGEIAGAADIWRYAAALARDLHGESYNTLSEGTLGVVLREAVGVVSIITPWNFPFLIVSQKLPFALAAGCTAVVKPSELTSGSTLVLGEILMEAGVPAGVVNILAGTGAAVGATMTGHPDVDMVSFTGSTGIGRLTMENASKTLKKVSLELGGKNPQIVFPDADLDAFVDAAVFGAYFNAGECCNAGSRLILHRDIADDVTTRVAALSQKVKVGDPLDPSTQVGAIITPQHLEKVQGYVSAAAGSGANVALGGSHIDFGFGQYMAPTILSGVKPEMAVAREEVFGPVLSVLTFETAEDAVRIANSVDYGLSASVWSRDFDTCLTIGRKVRAGTIWMNTFMDGAAELPFGGYRQSGLGRELGRHAVEDYTETKTLNMHIGARTGWWMPR from the coding sequence ATGACGGTGCTGCTGAAGCCGCAAAAGCTCGTGGATGCGAAGGTGCGCGAGTTCAGCATGCTGATCGACGGCAAATGGGTGGAGGGCATCGAGGCAGGCACGATAGAGCGCGTGGCCCCGGGTCATGGCGTTACCGTCAGCCGCTACAAGGCAGCGACGAAGGATGATGCTGTCAAGGCGATTGCTGCGGCCCGCAAGGCATTCGACCATGGTCTGTGGCCGCGCATGACAGCCTCCGAGCGCTCCAACATTCTGCTTAAGGCCGCGGACATGATCGCCGCGCGTGCCGATGAACTTGCCTATCTCGATGCGATCGAGGCCGGCAAGCCGATCACGCAGGTCCAGGGCGAGATCGCCGGTGCTGCCGACATCTGGCGTTATGCGGCAGCGCTTGCCCGCGATCTGCATGGCGAAAGCTACAATACACTGAGCGAAGGAACGCTCGGCGTCGTGCTGCGGGAGGCCGTCGGCGTCGTCTCGATCATCACGCCTTGGAATTTCCCGTTCCTGATCGTCAGCCAGAAGCTGCCTTTCGCGCTTGCAGCGGGCTGCACGGCGGTCGTCAAGCCATCTGAACTCACCTCCGGCTCGACCCTCGTGCTCGGCGAAATCCTGATGGAGGCCGGCGTTCCGGCGGGCGTCGTCAACATCCTCGCCGGCACGGGTGCAGCCGTCGGCGCGACGATGACCGGGCATCCGGATGTCGACATGGTCTCCTTCACCGGCTCGACCGGCATCGGCCGGCTGACGATGGAAAACGCCTCGAAGACGCTCAAAAAAGTGTCGCTGGAGCTTGGCGGCAAGAATCCACAGATCGTGTTTCCTGACGCCGATCTCGACGCCTTCGTCGATGCAGCCGTCTTCGGCGCCTATTTCAATGCAGGCGAATGCTGCAATGCCGGATCGCGACTGATCCTGCATCGCGACATCGCCGACGACGTGACGACGCGGGTGGCGGCGCTGTCGCAAAAGGTGAAGGTCGGCGATCCACTGGATCCATCGACGCAGGTGGGTGCGATCATCACGCCGCAGCATCTGGAGAAGGTTCAGGGCTATGTTTCCGCCGCCGCGGGCAGCGGTGCGAATGTCGCGCTTGGCGGCAGCCATATCGACTTCGGTTTTGGCCAATACATGGCACCGACGATCCTTTCCGGCGTCAAGCCGGAGATGGCGGTGGCGCGCGAGGAGGTGTTCGGACCGGTGCTTTCGGTGCTGACCTTCGAGACTGCGGAGGATGCCGTCCGCATCGCGAACTCCGTCGATTACGGCCTTTCGGCCAGCGTCTGGAGCCGTGACTTCGACACCTGCCTGACGATCGGACGAAAGGTAAGGGCCGGTACGATCTGGATGAACACCTTCATGGATGGTGCGGCGGAACTGCCCTTCGGCGGCTATCGCCAATCGGGCCTCGGTCGCGAACTCGGGCGGCATGCGGTGGAGGACTATACCGAGACCAAGACGCTCAACATGCATATCGGCGCCCGCACGGGCTGGTGGATGCCGCGCTGA
- a CDS encoding ABC transporter permease: MDWLWKFPTMDADTLRVLKKNVDEGFRTFTRAYGDSIEGLFSPLQSFLIWAERLLTGTPWPLVILVVAGIAWLGSRNWKIVIGCAATLFLIGWFDMWEDTMKTVSMIFVCTVLSVAIGIPIGIGMSRSNRLQNAVNPVLDVMQTMPSFVYLIPVVMLLGIGRVPGVIAVVIYALPPMIRLTNLGIRMVDKDVLEAADAFGSSSWQKLRNVQLPLALPTIMAGINQTIMMALAMVVIASMIGVQGLGQPVLKAIANQYFTLGVFNGLAIVGIAIIFDRISQAYGLRLQKHREIVHG; the protein is encoded by the coding sequence ATGGATTGGCTCTGGAAATTTCCGACAATGGATGCCGACACGCTGCGCGTTCTGAAGAAGAACGTGGACGAAGGCTTTCGCACTTTTACCCGCGCCTACGGCGACAGCATCGAAGGGCTGTTCAGCCCGCTGCAAAGCTTTCTGATCTGGGCTGAAAGGCTGCTCACCGGCACGCCCTGGCCGCTGGTGATCCTGGTCGTCGCCGGCATTGCCTGGCTTGGGAGCCGCAATTGGAAGATTGTCATCGGCTGCGCCGCGACACTTTTCCTGATCGGCTGGTTCGACATGTGGGAAGACACGATGAAGACTGTTTCGATGATCTTCGTCTGCACGGTGCTTTCGGTTGCGATCGGCATTCCGATCGGCATCGGCATGTCGCGTTCCAACCGGCTCCAGAATGCCGTCAATCCGGTACTCGACGTCATGCAGACCATGCCGAGCTTCGTCTATCTGATCCCGGTCGTCATGCTGCTCGGCATCGGCCGCGTGCCTGGCGTGATCGCCGTCGTCATCTATGCCTTGCCGCCGATGATACGCCTCACCAATCTCGGCATCCGCATGGTCGACAAGGACGTGCTCGAAGCGGCCGACGCCTTCGGTTCATCGAGCTGGCAGAAGCTGCGCAACGTCCAGCTTCCCTTGGCGTTGCCGACCATCATGGCCGGCATCAACCAGACGATCATGATGGCACTCGCCATGGTCGTCATCGCCTCGATGATTGGCGTACAAGGTCTCGGCCAACCGGTCCTCAAGGCCATCGCCAACCAGTACTTTACCCTCGGCGTCTTCAACGGTCTCGCCATCGTCGGCATCGCCATCATCTTTGACCGCATCAGCCAGGCCTATGGTCTCAGGCTGCAGAAGCACCGGGAAATCGTGCATGGCTAG